A single genomic interval of Daucus carota subsp. sativus chromosome 1, DH1 v3.0, whole genome shotgun sequence harbors:
- the LOC108199433 gene encoding GDSL esterase/lipase At1g29660 encodes MALELNKKKHLVLCVMLILLNHHVNGARAVGDSKDAQQGSKAAEPPTPGTSGSIASAPAAPALPNQIPPAASTAAPALPNQIPNVGAGQIPGDLAGLLNNGSQIPNNGNLSSLLNNGNLSSLLNNTQNPGAGNLAALLNNGTQNPGAGNLAALLNNGTQNPGAGNLAALLNNGTQNPGAGNLAALLNNGTQNPGAGNLAALLNNGAQNPGAGNLGALLNNGAQNPAMMALVGSLFKPVNETSLNQETPNPNVDKIINGMMANKPKPTGPFKLIKIPGVKPDAKPQVPCYFVFGDSLVDAGNNNILKTLARADYAPYGLDFKPQPGPTGRFSNGKTPVDVMSELLGFDHYLPPSELTNGTDMLQGLNFASAAAGIREETAQHLGDKQTLREQMESFKSKIKEMEPLLGGPKNTTDYLGKCLFQFGFGSNDYLNNYFIPNLYPTSKLLTPEQYADDLISKYSVQLKTAYDLGARKFALTGVSQVGCSPNSMAQNSQDGTCVKKFNDANAIYNDRLKKLVDTLNKDHPDAKFTYTNAFGLFQEIKDNAATFGFKDTTDGCCGVGKNHGLFTCLPGIASCPNRNEFLFWDAYHPTEATNIIGSKRSYMKEKPDDVYPHDIHTLITL; translated from the exons ATGGCACTCGAGTTGAATAAAAAGAAACATCTGGTGCTGTGTGTGAtgctcatattgttgaatcatcATGTAAATGGGGCTAGAGCTGTTGGTGACTCTAAAGACGCTCAACAGGGGTCTAAAGCTGCTGAGCCTCCGACTCCCGGAACGTCTGGATCCATAGCTTCGGCTCCTGCTGCTCCTGCTCTTCCGAATCAAATTCCTCCTGCTGCGTCTACTGCTGCTCCTGCTCTTCCGAATCAAATTCCTAATGTCGGTGCGGGTCAAATTCCTGGGGATTTAGCCGGTCTTTTGAATAACGGGTCTCAAATTCCTAATAACGGAAATTTAAGTAGTCTTTTAAATAATGGGAATTTAAGTAGTCTTTTAAATAATACTCAAAATCCTGGTGCTGGAAATTTAGCTGCTCTTTTAAATAACGGGACTCAAAATCCTGGTGCCGGAAATTTAGCTGCTCTTTTAAACAACGGGACTCAAAATCCTGGTGCCGGAAATTTAGCTGCTCTTTTAAACAACGGGACTCAAAATCCTGGTGCCGGAAATTTAGCTGCTCTTTTAAACAACGGGACTCAAAATCCTGGTGCCGGAAATTTAGCTGCTCTTTTAAACAACGGGGCTCAAAATCCTGGTGCCGGAAATTTAGGTGCTCTTTTAAATAACGGGGCTCAAAATCCTGCTATGATGGCTTTAGTTGGTAGTCTTTTCAAACCTGTGAATGAAACTTCTTTGAATCAAGAAACTCCAAATCCTAATGTTGACAAAATAATTAATGGTATGATGGCTAATAAGCCTAAACCTACCGGGCCGTTCAAGTTAATTAAGATTCCTGGGGTTAAACCTGATGCAAAGCCTCAAGTACCTTGTTATTTTGTATTCGGTGACTCATTGGTTGATGCTGGGAATAACAATATATTAAAGACTTTGGCAAGGGCTGATTATGCACCTTATGGGCTTGATTTCAAGCCTCAACCAGGACCAACCGGGAGGTTTAGCAACGGGAAAACCCCTGTGGATGTGATGT CTGAGCTTTTGGGTTTCGACCATTACCTGCCACCTTCGGAACTAACAAATGGAACAGACATGCTTCAAGGACTCAATTTTGCTTCTGCAGCTGCTGGAATTCGCGAAGAGACAGCCCAACATTTG GGGGATAAACAGACATTGAGGGAGCAGATGGAGAGTTTCAAGtcgaaaataaaagaaatggaACCTTTGCTTGGTGGTCCAAAAAATACAACAGATTATCTCGGAAAATGCCTGTTTCAATTCGGATTTGGCAGCAATGATTATCTTAATAATTACTTTATTCCTAATCTTTATCCGACCAGCAAACTATTAACTCCTGAGCAATATGCTGATGATCTTATAAGCAAGTATTCAGTCCAACTtaag ACCGCATACGATCTGGGAGCAAGAAAGTTCGCGCTGACAGGAGTAAGCCAGGTCGGGTGCAGCCCAAATTCCATGGCACAAAATAGCCAGGATGGAACTTGTGTCAAGAAATTCAACGATGCAAATGCAATATACAATGACAGGCTTAAAAAGCTTGTTGATACTCTCAACAAGGATCATCCTGATGCAAAATTTACTTACACCAATGCTTTCGGGCTTTTCCAGGAAATTAAGGATAACGCTGCCACTTTCG GGTTCAAGGATACGACAGACGGGTGCTGCGGTGTAGGGAAAAACCATGGTCTTTTTACATGTCTCCCTGGAATTGCTTCATGCCCGAATAGAAATGAGTTCCTATTTTGGGATGCATATCATCCAACTGAAGCTACAAATATCATTGGATCCAAGAGATCATATATGAAAGAGAAACCAGATGATGTATACCCTCATGATATTCACACTTTGATTACACTCTAA
- the LOC108204969 gene encoding GDSL esterase/lipase At1g29670, giving the protein MGIEFQNWLQLCVILLLCNNSVKAQPQVPCLFVFGDSLVDNGNNNQITSLAKANYLPYGVDFPRGPTGRFCNGKTTVDVISELLGFDSYIPAYTQARGQAILKGVNYASAAAGIRDETGQQLGQRISMSGQVNNYKNTISQVVNLLGNETAAANYLSKCIYSVGLGSNDYLNNYFMPASYSTSRRYTPDQYADVLIQQYRQQLVALYNYGARKFVLNGVGQIGCSPNALSQSADGTTCVQRINSANQLFNNRLRSLVDDLNRNQLDSKFIYINAYSIFQDLVTRPSNFGFRVTNAGCCGVGRNNGQITCLPLQNPCRNRKDHVFWDAFHPTEAANLIIGRRAYAAESSSDTYPYDIRRLAQL; this is encoded by the exons ATGGGTATTGAGTTTCAGAACTGGTTGCAGCTGTGTGTCATTTTGTTGTTGTGTAACAACAGCGTGAAAGCTCAGCCTCAGGTTCCTTGTCTGTTTGTTTTTGGTGATTCTTTAGTGGACAATGGCAACAATAACCAAATCACTTCTCTGGCAAAGGCTAATTACTTGCCTTATGGTGTTGATTTTCCCCGAGGACCAACCGGCAGGTTCTGTAACGGTAAAACAACCGTTGATGTCATCT CTGAGCTATTGGGGTTTGATAGTTACATTCCGGCTTATACACAAGCAAGAGGCCAAGCCATACTCAAAGGAGTGAATTATGCCTCTGCAGCTGCTGGCATTCGAGACGAGACTGGCCAGCAATTG GGCCAGCGGATTAGTATGAGCGGGCAAGTAAATAATTACAAGAACACGATATCACAAGTGGTGAATTTGCTAGGTAATGAAACGGCTGCTGCAAATTATCTCAGCAAGTGCATATACTCTGTCGGATTAGGTAGCAACGACTACCTTAACAACTATTTCATGCCTGCTTCGTATTCTACTAGCCGGAGATATACCCCTGATCAGTATGCTGATGTTCTTATCCAACAGTATAGACAGCAATTAGTG GCCTTGTACAATTATGGAGCAAGAAAATTTGTGTTAAATGGAGTAGGGCAGATTGGTTGCAGCCCGAATGCTCTGTCTCAGAGCGCGGATGGGACAACATGTGTGCAAAGAATCAATTCCGCGAATCAACTTTTCAACAACAGGCTCAGGTCTCTGGTTGATGATCTCAACAGGAATCAACTAGACTcgaaatttatatacattaatGCTTATTCAATTTTCCAGGACTTGGTCACCCGTCCTTCAAATTTCG GTTTTAGAGTTACAAATGCAGGATGTTGCGGTGTAGGGAGAAACAATGGCCAAATCACTTGCCTTCCACTACAAAATCCATGCAGAAACAGGAAAGACCACGTCTTCTGGGATGCGTTTCATCCGACTGAAGCTGCCAATTTGATTATAGGGAGGAGAGCATATGCAGCAGAGTCTTCGTCTGATACGTACCCCTATGATATCCGTCGTCTAGCTCAACTCTGA